The following is a genomic window from Marinococcus sp. PL1-022.
TTCATACGCAAAAAGAGTTAATGGATAAGTTGGATGAATATGGTGTGCCAGTCAGTCCTATTTATACAATAGAAGACATTTTCAACGACCCCCACTATCAAGCCCGGGAAAATATTGTGGAGATTGAACATCCGCGCCTCGGCAGCGTTAAGATTCCAGGAGTAGTACCGAAATTTTCGAAAACGCCCGGCAGTATTCGTCACCGGGCCCCGGATTTAGGAGAGCACAATGAAGAAATTCTGGGAGAAGGTCTTGGGTTGTCTGAAGAGGATATTCAAAGCTTAAAAGAAGAAGGAGTGATTTAAATGTCAGAGAACAGGTATCCTGAATCAATCGAACTGTGTGAAGTTGCTCCCCGAGACGGTTTTCAGGCCGAAGACGAATGGATTCCGACAGAGAAAAAAATAGAGATCATCCGTAAATTGGCCGATACGGGGGTTTCTTCGATGGAAGTAACTTCTTTTGTGCACCCTAAAGCGATTCCTCAATTGAAAGATGCTGAAGAAGTAGTACAGGCTGTCCAGGACATATCCACGATGAAAATGAGGGCTTTGGTGCCTAATGTAAAAGGGGCGGAAAGAGCCATCGGCGCAGGCATTAAAAAGTTGAAGCTGATGCTGTCAGCGACAGATTCCCACAGCTTATCGAATGCAAATGCTACGGTGGAAGAAGCCCAAAAAAAATTGGAACCGATCGCGGATCTGGCAGAAAAAGAGAACGTAACCATTGGCGGATCGATTTCAGTAGCTTTTGGCTGTCCGTATGAAGGAAGAGTAACCGAAAAACAATTATATCCAATCCTCAAGAGGTATCAACAAATGAATATTCAGGAAGTATCCCTGGCAGATACCACCGGTATGGCAAATCCGAAACAGGTGCACCTCATGCTGCAGCATTTGCAGGCTGCTTTTCCCGATATAACATTTTCAATGCACTTACACAACACGAGAGGGCTTGCGTTAGCTAACATGGCTGCGGGCATGGAGCAGGGAATACGCCGCTTTGATAGCTCAACAGCAGGTCTGGGTGGATGTCCCTATGCGCCGGGAGCTACTGGCAATGTCCCTACAGAAGACGTAGTGCACATGATGGAGGAAATGGGTATAGCAACTGATATTAACCTTGAAAAAATTATTGATACTGCCAAAGAAGTGAAAAATATAATAGGTCATGATGGGGGCAGTTATATGCTTCAGGCTGGCCCTAATTCCCAATTGCATGATAAGGTAGGCTCTCAAAAAAAAGTAAATTAGAAAACTAATGAATAAAAGTTGAAATGTCTGTAGAAAAACCCGTATCATTTGATGTAGATGCGGGTTTTTACGTATGGTTAGGTCGCATACATAAGGAGGGTGGAGACTGATGGAAGACATTCGCCAGCTTGAGGAGGATTTATTAAAGCCGAGTATCCGGCGGTCGGCTGTGGAAGTGAGCCGGCTGCTGGCAGAGGATTTTCAGGAAATCGGAGCCTCCGGCCGTATTTTTACCCGGGAGGATGTGATTTTTGGTCTGGAGGAGGAGCGCCCTGTCCATAGAACGGTGGCTGATTATAAAACAAAACCGCTTTCGGAGCATTTATATTTAGCAACCTATACCGTGACGAGCGAGCTGGGAACTTCACTGCGGAGTTCCATATGGCGGAAGACGGATTCCAGCTGGGAGCTTGTTTTTCATCAGGGGACGCCCAAAAAAGCAAATCAACCGTAGAAGCAGGACACAGGAGCTGTTTTCAGCACGAGTGCAGCGAGCTTGCAGAAGGGCAGTAGAGGTGAACAATATGGAATTATTCCATTACCATTTTTGGACGACAGAGGTAGAAAAAACAGAAGCTTTTTACAGCAGTCACGGCTTTGAAGTGGTGGGACGCTTTGCCCTGGAAAATTATCGCATTAAGCGGTACGATCCGCCGCTTGAGTGGGATGATTTCCGCGATAAAGGGTTAACGTTCCGGATGATAGAAATGAGTCTCGGTCAGGTGCGGGTTACCTTTGGCGCAGGGAGAATGAATACGTTCGGCTACTTTGGCTATCGTGTAAACCAGAAAGAGCATACCGGTATTCTCCGGCGCGCAAAGGAGCACGGATGGGGTATTAATAAAAAAGAACGGAGAACCTTTCTTCAGCCGTCCACCGGACCGAAGATTCAGCTTGATTGGGCTGAGGAACTTCCTATCGGCGGAAAAGAAGAGCTGCAGTCTGTCCTTATTACGAGTCCGGAGCCGTATGATTCGAATGACTGGCTGACCGTTCTGGGCGAAGAAGCATTAGTGCCTGTCTGGCAGGAAAAGCGTGCATTTGAACTTGAAAAAATAGTTATTCAGGGAGCGGAAAGGATGGAGACGGTACAGGATCCAAACGGTGTCCATCTGGAATTCCGTACTTAACGGAAGGAAGCAGAGCATAATGAAATACGTAATTGGAACGGTTCTGGGATTTGCTTTGTTTGCAGTAAAGCCCAGAACGGCAAAAAGCAGGGAATAGGGAGCGAATACATCGTGGAGTCGTCATTTCGTCAATTAATTATTGTTATTTTAGCTATACTGTCGGCTGTGCGCCTGGTCTTCTTTTTTGTGCTGGATCAGCCGCTTATCGATGCAATGATGCCGCTTGCGTTCATGGTGTACTGGATGCTCATTTTATCGATAGCGGACAGCAGGCAGTTATGGAGCGCAAAACGCGAGCTGATTACCATTCTGGTGGCGACAGCTCCAGTATTGATTGTTTCCTTTATCGGGGTCGTAATGGAAGCTCACGAAATCTTTCTTCCATTGTTTACGAATTCGATGCTTTTAATGGTTCTTATGCCTATTGTTTATAAGTATGGGTTGAAACCAGACGATCCTGATAAAAAAAATTAGAGGAGACCGGGTAATGGTGTTTCGAGCGAAAGGAAGCAGACTGCTGTCCGCATTTGCGATCATAGCTATCGTACTGCTGGGATATTCTATTTTTCAGGCTCTGTTTATGTATAACGGAGGGCCGGGGACTATTCTGCGGGCTGTGATCGATGCGGTTATTATCATTTTAGTAACACAGATTGTATTTTTCACAAAATATGAATTGCACGAAGAGCATCTGGCGGTTCATGCCTCTCTTTTGATCCGGCTGCGTATTCCTTATGAGTCCATCCAGCGGGTGGAGGAGGTCCCTGGATGGATCAAGGGTGCGACACCGGAAAGACTGAAGGTGATTTACCAGGAAGGAAATCGTCATCAGCATATTACACCGAAGAATGAAGCATTGTTTCTCGAGAAGCTGTCTGAGAAAAACAAAAATATTGAGATGCCAAAGGAAGGACGATTCACGCGGTGAACCGTCCTTTTTTATAGTTTATCGTAAAATTTACGAAGGAAATAAAACCCGATAGAAGCTAAAACCGTTCCGGCAATAATTATCGTTATGATAAAAAGCACTGTAGGCACGACTCTTCCTCCCTCCGCTGCAGATTCCCGCTGTTATAAGTATTTACCCGGGGAGACTTAACCGCAAGCGTCTTTATTTGAACAACAGCTCCTGAAAGCAGCTATTGATAAAATATAAAAAGCACTGGCGAGAAAACCAGTGCTGAAGTCATGAACGTTAATTGCTTTGGCCGGATATTCCGACTGTAGTAACAAGCGTTTTTATCTTTTTGAGATTTGGGCCGACGACCTGGTATCTTTTGTCGTCTGTGATAATAATAGTAATCGGAACGAATTTTTCATTTAATGCACCGAATTCCTGATTGGCCTGTGGGTCATTTACGATATCCTTTTCAATAAAAGAAATACGGTTTTCCTGAAACCAGCCTTTTACTTTAGCACAGGAGGAGCAGTTTGGCTGAGTGAAAATCTGAACTTCATAATTCATAAATATTCCTCCAATCAGGCGTGAGTTTACCGTAACACCTTCATATTTTTATGATTATGATAGTATACTAAAGTGCAGGAGAACGCAATGAAGACGGCAAAGGCCCCGGATGTAAAAAATAAAGGATTATCGCTGCATAAGAACATACGTTTGTGAAAAAAGGCGGTGTCCGCTATAATAGAAGGAACAGAGAACTGCGCGTATAAGGGGGCGTAGGAAATGAAGCAGGATGAACAGAATCTCCGGAAAATTATTCATATTGATATGGATGCTTTTTTTGCGTCTATTGAACAGCGCGACCAGCCTCGTTTGCGGAACAAGCCTCTGGTAGTCGGAGGTTCGCCCTGGTCAAGGGGTGTAGTGGCTACGTGCTCTTATGAAGCGAGGCCCTACGGTATTCATTCAGCTATGTCTTC
Proteins encoded in this region:
- a CDS encoding hydroxymethylglutaryl-CoA lyase produces the protein MSENRYPESIELCEVAPRDGFQAEDEWIPTEKKIEIIRKLADTGVSSMEVTSFVHPKAIPQLKDAEEVVQAVQDISTMKMRALVPNVKGAERAIGAGIKKLKLMLSATDSHSLSNANATVEEAQKKLEPIADLAEKENVTIGGSISVAFGCPYEGRVTEKQLYPILKRYQQMNIQEVSLADTTGMANPKQVHLMLQHLQAAFPDITFSMHLHNTRGLALANMAAGMEQGIRRFDSSTAGLGGCPYAPGATGNVPTEDVVHMMEEMGIATDINLEKIIDTAKEVKNIIGHDGGSYMLQAGPNSQLHDKVGSQKKVN
- a CDS encoding DUF4440 domain-containing protein, which produces MEDIRQLEEDLLKPSIRRSAVEVSRLLAEDFQEIGASGRIFTREDVIFGLEEERPVHRTVADYKTKPLSEHLYLATYTVTSELGTSLRSSIWRKTDSSWELVFHQGTPKKANQP
- a CDS encoding PH domain-containing protein, producing MVFRAKGSRLLSAFAIIAIVLLGYSIFQALFMYNGGPGTILRAVIDAVIIILVTQIVFFTKYELHEEHLAVHASLLIRLRIPYESIQRVEEVPGWIKGATPERLKVIYQEGNRHQHITPKNEALFLEKLSEKNKNIEMPKEGRFTR
- a CDS encoding glutaredoxin family protein, producing MNYEVQIFTQPNCSSCAKVKGWFQENRISFIEKDIVNDPQANQEFGALNEKFVPITIIITDDKRYQVVGPNLKKIKTLVTTVGISGQSN